A stretch of Oryza brachyantha chromosome 4, ObraRS2, whole genome shotgun sequence DNA encodes these proteins:
- the LOC102717616 gene encoding uncharacterized protein LOC102717616 isoform X1, whose product MQSRSRIRGRDPPPSSGGRYRRRSPSPPRHHRRPPSQPLRRSPRRHQEDRLPPDVPLDRRLRADILLEAGRLAAHYLVAQGVIPEHRLRAREDPKHNDPTSLPAAGYARKRDDTCHDDDPRWRRNGAADDWGRDKGDDDRLPRRSGWDRRSHSFDGRRKYNDGGTASGAGVDRGGRRTHEYDDQRRPTMSRSYSQNDRRVSSDSRLDRRRRSRSRSRSRSRSRSRSRSRTRTRTSSYGSRRDSDWRPGGSDLDHTKVPRPGIARDGDVDYHDAGDVPRDLKAAPRSVVVVEMNESANQAAATEGTEVESEIIGVDQDVCGDEDGENAADAFNDANTCETNVDHYQHKLSSSNMDDVDLAEYDGEPVHRQSQFCDAEGGMESPISPSDACLIEPVAEEVRDETRAPQSEVETDIADLGKDEQELPAWYGIFDLNVVESQENCEMVEIFSDAPSDNGRDSVPDLVGQMSQSANCVGSGTQGQDEHAVDHHQLEDEQVILNQSIGTHGLNNEEGLGNQTGDEHGQDSHQLEDDQMHVNHVMDVHDLDNGLLNSKEMLLKRYADEHVDHGQQMESEELLLNQGQSTSVEVSGNYHANGEQSRLNHDADEHSGNDHPVKSEQMLLDHVMGVHDLNNYDLDSEQMLLNNGADKQREEYSAQLQEGQMLLDQAADGQATLHNQSIGRMIPVIDLEDDYEEQSDTKEFIEPKTYLFSRPANFEY is encoded by the exons ATGCAGTCGAGGTCTCGCATTCGCGGCCGCGACCCCCCGCCCTCCTCAGGAGGGCGCTACCGCCGACGatccccctccccgccgcgccatcaccgccgcccccCGTCTCAGCCGCTCAGACGAAGCCCCCGCCGCCACCAGGAGGACAGGCTCCCACCAGACGTCCCCCTCGACCGCCGTTTGCGCGCTGACATCCTTCTCGAGGCCGGCCGCCTTGCCGCCCACTACCTGGTCGCCCAGGGCGTCATCCCCGAGCACCGTCTCCGCGCCAGGGAGGACCCAAAGCACAACGACCCCACCTCCCTCCCTGCCGCCGGATACGCCAGGAAGCGGGACGACACTTGCCATGACGACGAtccgaggtggcggcggaaTGGCGCCGCTGACGACTGGGGCCGCGACAAAGGGGACGATGACAGGCTACCCCGTAGATCGGGGTGGGACAGGAGGAGCCACAGCTTTGACGGCAGGCGTAAGTACAACGATGGCGGTACTGCCAGCGGCGCCGGAGTTGATCGGGGTGGCCGCCGGACCCATGAGTACGACGACCAAAGGAGACCAACCATGTCACGGTCCTATTCACAAAACGACCGGCGTGTCTCCAGTGACAGCAGACTGGATCGAAGgagaagaagcagaagcaggagcaggagtagaagcaggagcaggagcaggagcaggagcagaaCCAGGACAAGGACCTCTAGCTACGGCAGCCGGAGGGATTCAGATTGGCGACCAGGAGGCAGCGACTTGGATCACACCAAGGTGCCACGGCCTGGCATTGCCCGTGATGGTGATGTGGACTACCATGATGCCGGTGATGTGCCAAGAGATCTGAAGGCAGCACCCCGTTCAGTGGTGGTTGTGGAGATGAACGAGAGTGCCAACCAAGCTGCAGCCACTGAAGGCACAGAGGTGGAGTCGGAGATCATAGGTGTCGATCAAGATGTTTGTGGGGATGAGGATGGTGAGAATGCGGCTGATGCCTTTAATGATGCAAATACTTGTGAAACAAATGTTGACCATTACCAACACAAACTGTCCAGTTCCAACATGGATGATGTTGATCTGGCAGAGTATGATGGGGAACCAGTGCATAGGCAGTCTCAGTTCTGCGATGCTGAGGGGGGCATGGAGTCTCCCATCTCTCCCAGTGATGCGTGTTTGATAGAGCCAGTGGCTGAGGAAGTTAGGGACGAAACAAGGGCTCCGCAAAGcgaagttgaaactgatattGCTGACCTTGGCAAAGATGAACAGGAGCTGCCAGCTTGGTATGGAATTTTTGACCTCAATGTTGttgaatctcaagaaaactgtgaaatggttgagattttCAGTGACGCACCTTCAGATAATGGTCGTGACTCTGTACCTGATTTAGTTGGTCAGATGAGCCAAAGTGCAAACTGTGTCGGTTCAGGAACTCAAGGTCAAGATGAACATGCAGTTGACCACCACCAGTTGGAGGATGAACAAGTGATTCTAAATCAAAGtattggtacacatggtttgaaCAATGAAGAAGGGCTTGGAAATCAGACAGGTGATGAACATGGACAGGATAGTCACCAGTTGGAGGATGACCAAATGCATGTAAATCATGTCATGGATGTGCATGATTTAGATAATGGACTTCTGAACAGTAAAGAAATGCTTCTAAAGCGGTATGCAGATGAACATGTGGATCATGGACAACAGATGGAAAGTGAAGAATTGCTTCTGAATCAGGGGCAGAGCACCTCAGTAGAAGTGTCGGGAAATTATCATGCCAATGGAGAACAGTCACGTCTCAATCATGATGCTGATGAACATTCAGGCAACGATCACCCAGTAAAGAGTGAACAAATGCTTCTGGATCATGTTATGGGTGTGCATGATTTGAATAATTATGACCTGGACAGTGAGCAAATGCTTCTAAATAATGGCGCAGATAAACAGCGAGAAGAATATAGTGCTCAGTTACAGGAAGGTCAGATGCTTCTAGACCAGGCTGCAGATGGGCAGGCTACGCTTCACAATCAGAGCATTGGCCGAATGATTCCTGTAATCGATCTGGAAGACGATTATGAAGAGCAGTCTGATACCAAAGAATTTATAGAACCCAA AACATATCTGTTCTCAAGGCCAGCAAACTTCGAGTATTGA
- the LOC102717616 gene encoding uncharacterized protein LOC102717616 isoform X2 codes for MQSRSRIRGRDPPPSSGGRYRRRSPSPPRHHRRPPSQPLRRSPRRHQEDRLPPDVPLDRRLRADILLEAGRLAAHYLVAQGVIPEHRLRAREDPKHNDPTSLPAAGYARKRDDTCHDDDPRWRRNGAADDWGRDKGDDDRLPRRSGWDRRSHSFDGRRKYNDGGTASGAGVDRGGRRTHEYDDQRRPTMSRSYSQNDRRVSSDSRLDRRRRSRSRSRSRSRSRSRSRSRTRTRTSSYGSRRDSDWRPGGSDLDHTKVPRPGIARDGDVDYHDAGDVPRDLKAAPRSVVVVEMNESANQAAATEGTEVESEIIGVDQDVCGDEDGENAADAFNDANTCETNVDHYQHKLSSSNMDDVDLAEYDGEPVHRQSQFCDAEGGMESPISPSDACLIEPVAEEVRDETRAPQSEVETDIADLGKDEQELPAWYGIFDLNVVESQENCEMVEIFSDAPSDNGRDSVPDLVGQMSQSANCVGSGTQGQDEHAVDHHQLEDEQVILNQSIGTHGLNNEEGLGNQTGDEHGQDSHQLEDDQMHVNHVMDVHDLDNGLLNSKEMLLKRYADEHVDHGQQMESEELLLNQGQSTSVEVSGNYHANGEQSRLNHDADEHSGNDHPVKSEQMLLDHVMGVHDLNNYDLDSEQMLLNNGADKQREEYSAQLQEGQMLLDQAADGQATLHNQSIGRMIPVIDLEDDYEEQSDTKEFIEPK; via the coding sequence ATGCAGTCGAGGTCTCGCATTCGCGGCCGCGACCCCCCGCCCTCCTCAGGAGGGCGCTACCGCCGACGatccccctccccgccgcgccatcaccgccgcccccCGTCTCAGCCGCTCAGACGAAGCCCCCGCCGCCACCAGGAGGACAGGCTCCCACCAGACGTCCCCCTCGACCGCCGTTTGCGCGCTGACATCCTTCTCGAGGCCGGCCGCCTTGCCGCCCACTACCTGGTCGCCCAGGGCGTCATCCCCGAGCACCGTCTCCGCGCCAGGGAGGACCCAAAGCACAACGACCCCACCTCCCTCCCTGCCGCCGGATACGCCAGGAAGCGGGACGACACTTGCCATGACGACGAtccgaggtggcggcggaaTGGCGCCGCTGACGACTGGGGCCGCGACAAAGGGGACGATGACAGGCTACCCCGTAGATCGGGGTGGGACAGGAGGAGCCACAGCTTTGACGGCAGGCGTAAGTACAACGATGGCGGTACTGCCAGCGGCGCCGGAGTTGATCGGGGTGGCCGCCGGACCCATGAGTACGACGACCAAAGGAGACCAACCATGTCACGGTCCTATTCACAAAACGACCGGCGTGTCTCCAGTGACAGCAGACTGGATCGAAGgagaagaagcagaagcaggagcaggagtagaagcaggagcaggagcaggagcaggagcagaaCCAGGACAAGGACCTCTAGCTACGGCAGCCGGAGGGATTCAGATTGGCGACCAGGAGGCAGCGACTTGGATCACACCAAGGTGCCACGGCCTGGCATTGCCCGTGATGGTGATGTGGACTACCATGATGCCGGTGATGTGCCAAGAGATCTGAAGGCAGCACCCCGTTCAGTGGTGGTTGTGGAGATGAACGAGAGTGCCAACCAAGCTGCAGCCACTGAAGGCACAGAGGTGGAGTCGGAGATCATAGGTGTCGATCAAGATGTTTGTGGGGATGAGGATGGTGAGAATGCGGCTGATGCCTTTAATGATGCAAATACTTGTGAAACAAATGTTGACCATTACCAACACAAACTGTCCAGTTCCAACATGGATGATGTTGATCTGGCAGAGTATGATGGGGAACCAGTGCATAGGCAGTCTCAGTTCTGCGATGCTGAGGGGGGCATGGAGTCTCCCATCTCTCCCAGTGATGCGTGTTTGATAGAGCCAGTGGCTGAGGAAGTTAGGGACGAAACAAGGGCTCCGCAAAGcgaagttgaaactgatattGCTGACCTTGGCAAAGATGAACAGGAGCTGCCAGCTTGGTATGGAATTTTTGACCTCAATGTTGttgaatctcaagaaaactgtgaaatggttgagattttCAGTGACGCACCTTCAGATAATGGTCGTGACTCTGTACCTGATTTAGTTGGTCAGATGAGCCAAAGTGCAAACTGTGTCGGTTCAGGAACTCAAGGTCAAGATGAACATGCAGTTGACCACCACCAGTTGGAGGATGAACAAGTGATTCTAAATCAAAGtattggtacacatggtttgaaCAATGAAGAAGGGCTTGGAAATCAGACAGGTGATGAACATGGACAGGATAGTCACCAGTTGGAGGATGACCAAATGCATGTAAATCATGTCATGGATGTGCATGATTTAGATAATGGACTTCTGAACAGTAAAGAAATGCTTCTAAAGCGGTATGCAGATGAACATGTGGATCATGGACAACAGATGGAAAGTGAAGAATTGCTTCTGAATCAGGGGCAGAGCACCTCAGTAGAAGTGTCGGGAAATTATCATGCCAATGGAGAACAGTCACGTCTCAATCATGATGCTGATGAACATTCAGGCAACGATCACCCAGTAAAGAGTGAACAAATGCTTCTGGATCATGTTATGGGTGTGCATGATTTGAATAATTATGACCTGGACAGTGAGCAAATGCTTCTAAATAATGGCGCAGATAAACAGCGAGAAGAATATAGTGCTCAGTTACAGGAAGGTCAGATGCTTCTAGACCAGGCTGCAGATGGGCAGGCTACGCTTCACAATCAGAGCATTGGCCGAATGATTCCTGTAATCGATCTGGAAGACGATTATGAAGAGCAGTCTGATACCAAAGAATTTATAGAACCCAAGTAA